CATCTGGTAAGGTAGCACCAGGTCTATGGTGATCGCAAATAATAAAATCTACACCTTTTTCTTTGGCATAGGCAACTTTATCTACTGCTTTTACTCCGCAATCTAAAGCTATAATTAAAGAGAAGTTATTATCCTCGGCAAAATCAATTCCTTTATAAGACACGCCATAACCTTCTGCATATCTATCTGGAATATAGGTGGCCACATTGGGATAGAAAGACAATAAATAGGACGACATTAAAGCTACTGCCGTAGTGCCATCTACATCATAATCGCCAAAAACCAAAATATTCTCGCCTTCATTAATTGCAGTTTCTATACGTGCTACCGCAATATCCATATCCTTCATCAAAAAAGGATCATGTAGGTCTGATAACTGAGGTCTGAAAAACAGTTTTGCTTCTTCAAAAGTAGAAATACCTCGCTGAAGTAATAATTGCGCTACTAGATCTTCTACATTTAAAGCACTGGCAAGTTCCTTTATCTTTTCTTCTTCGGGTTTGGCTTTTATCGTCCAGCGCATATATCAAGTTCAAGTATCAAGTTCAAGTTCAAAAAACTTAAAGTCACTGATTTTTCTTATTTTTAATAATTGTTGCAATAATTTTTATTAGTTGTTCTACTTCTTCTAATAGATTCAAACGTATACTTTCATCACCATAAAAAGCCTTATTCAAAATCTTTAGGTTCACTCTAGACTCTTTCAATTCTTTTAAACAAATACTTGCCTTATGAATATAATCTTTAACCGAACTAGCTCCCTGAGCTTCTCCAAAATTAAGAGCAGAACTACCTGCAGACCTCAGTAATTGATTCCCATAATACTCTCCAGTCATATCATTTGGCAAGTCTTTGCAGAATAAAATAATATCTCCCGCAAAAGCCACCAGTCTATCCTCTAAATCATATTTTTTATTTTCCATATCCTTTAAAAAACAAATTTAAGCTTTAGTCTTCAGCCTTGATATTGAACTTGATACTTGAATACCCTTATTTATTATGAAAAAACGTGTTGATTTCTACCTCAGCAAACTGACGAAACATTTCCATAACACCACAGTATTTTTCTACGGATAAATCTACCGCTCTTTGCAGCTTATCTTCTTTAAGATTAGCGCCGTGAAAGTGATATTCTACCACAACTTTATCATAAAATTTTGGGTGCTCATCCGTCAAATTAGCGATGGTTTCAATATGAAATTCTTCTACGTCTAATTTCATTTTTTTTATCAATGCGGCTACATCCAATCCTGAGCATCCTGCAAGAGAAGAAAGCATCAACGCCTTAGGTCTGTACCCATTACCATCACCACCATCTTCTTTAGCAATATCTATTTTTAAACTATTTCCTGAAGGATTATTACTTTCAAAGGTCATGTTGCCCAACCATTTGGTTGATATATGATTTGTTGTGCTCATAATTTTTCGTTTCTTGTAAGGGATTTGATTACTCAAAAATACGATAAAAGAATATAAACAAAGAACGATATGGCCTTAGTACAACCTTTAGATCCGAATCACGATAAAGAAACCAAAGAATTAGCAGAATTCTTTAATGAAACCTTGGGTTTCTGTCCAAACTCTGTATTAACTATGCAGCATAGACCTGCAATTTCTAAAGCATTTATCAATTTAAACAAAGCCGTTATGGCTAATGAAGGTAGCGTTACTTCTGCCTTAAAACGTATGATTGCTTGGGTAAGTAGTAATGCTACAGGATGCCGTTACTGCCAAGCGCATGCCATCAGAGCCGCAGAACGCTACGGAGCAGAACAGGAGCAATTAGATAATATTTGGGAATACAGAACGCATGCTGCTTTTTCCGAAGCTGAACGTGCTGCACTAGATTTTTCATTACAAGCATCACAAGTACCAAATGGTGTTGACGCTGAGATTAAAGAACGTTTATACCAATATTGGAATGAGGGTGAAATTGTAGAAATGTTAGGCGTTATTTCTCTTTTTGGCTATTTAAATAGATGGAATGATTCTATGGGAACTACGATAGAAAATGGCGCTGTTGAAAGTGCAGATCAATATCTAGGAAAAACAGGTTGGGAAAAAGGCAAACATGATGGATCTAAATATTAGTTGATGGTTGATGGTAATTTTAAAAATTTGAGTTCCAGTAATTTTTGTGTGGCTCAGTTCAAAAGATAATATCAACATGCCCCAGGAACACGAATACTTCTAGATACTAATTTAAAGCAAAAAGAGCTTAAAATTCACTCGAAGTGACAACAGTATGGAAATTAAAAATCGAGCCCTGCCAATTGGTGGGGTTTTATTCCTAAGCTTAAACTATTCAACAGCATCAATGCTTAATTCATTGTCGTTTGGTATGGCTTGTTCAGAACAAAGTGCTTTGTTTCTAGCATATTCTTCCGCTGTAACATCTACCCAGTACGCATCTCCAAATAATTTAAATAAATACCGTTCATCGATGTATTTCTGGTATTGATTTTCAATTTTTATGACCTGTACCTTTTCAATAGTATCGTTGATCGTATCTCTAGCTTCTTCTGTATAACTGTTTTCGTTTAAGTAATGAATATAGACCCCTTTGTCACAAAAAAGAAAGTGTTTAGGCTCCCCAACTCCAAAATCCCACTCTATACTTCCTTGATCTACAGCAATGCGGTATTTAAACCTGTGGGAAGTTCCATAATTATGATTGGTGAATATCCCAAAGGAAGTTTTTTCAATAGCTGTTTTTTCAACCATTAAGTGCATGCCATTAGGCAACATCTCACTTTTTTTAGTCACGGTTTCTTTTACGGTATCCTTACATGCAGCTACTAAAACGATTACCGTAATTCCAAGAAATATTTTATAGAAAGCCCGACTTATAACCATTATTTATCTGTTACTGCAACCCCATCAAAATGCAAACCTTCAAAACCTGTTACCATAAAATTTCTTATGTTTTGGTGTCCGTTTCCTGCTGGATCATTTAATACATCATCAAAATAATAGGCACCAAAACATGCTAAAGCCTGTTCCTTGGTTAATTCTTGATCTACCGCAAAAGCAAATAATTTACAAGATCCTGAATTTTCGCCGGCCGCATTTTTCAATACTCCGTTCGTGAATGCTGTTGGAGAAAAATTATAATGCTCCTCTATAACAGCCATCGTTTCAGAAAATTCAATTTCTTTAGGGGTATGTTCTAATCTATTTTTAAAATCTGCTATTTTCATTTCTCTTTTGTTTTTCCGGCAACGACGATCACAATTTCTCCTTTTGGAGGTTTGTCTGTATAGTGTTTTAAGACTTCTTCTGCCGTTCCACGTATTGTTTCTTCATACAGTTTAGTTAATTCTCGAGAAACAGAAACTTGCCGGTCTGCTCCAAAATATTCTACAAAACTACCTAGTGTTTTTAATAATTTATGAGGCGATTCATAAAAAATTATAGTTCTTGGCTCTTCTGCGAGTAATATTAATCTAGTTTGCCTTCCTTTTTTAACGGGTAGAAAACCTTCAAAAACAAACTTATCATTAGGCAATCCGCTATTTACTAAAGCAGGAACAAAAGCCGTAGCTCCGGGAAGACAATCGACCTCTATATGATGTTCTACACAAGCTCTTGTTAGTAAAAACCCAGGATCAGAAATGGCAGGCGTACCAGCATCAGAGATTAGGGCAATGGTATCGCCCGCTAGAATTCGCTTAACAATATTGTCTACCGTCTTATGCTCATTATGCATATGATGACTTTGCATGTGCGTTGAAATTTCAAGATGATGCAATAGCTTGCCACTCGTGCGTGTATCTTCCGCTAGAATTAAATCTGCTTCTTTTAATACACGTATGGCTCTTAGTGTAATATCTTCTAAATTTCCTATTGGTGTTGGTACAATATAGAGTTTTCCCATTGGGTAAAATTACGGCCTTGCCTTTTTACCCGCAAAATAAGAAATTATTAACCCGATAAAGGCTAATAAGGCAAATAAATATTGTCCGTCATTTGCTGCTATATGTGCAAAAAAGGCTAAACTAATATCAAAGAAAAAACCTGCGTACGCCCATTCCTTCAAAGATCTATTAAAATTACCAAATATGGCAATTAGCCCTAAAATTTTAGCAAAAGCTAAGGGATACACCAAATAAGTAGGATATCCTAATGTTGTAAATGCACCTTCTATTGCCTCTGTATTTAACAAGTACATCTGAATAGAAAACAGCATAATTGCAGTTAATAATGCGGTTCCAATCCAATAAAGTATTTTAATAGTTTTCATAAAAAAGGCTGATTTATAGTTTTACTATAAGTCAGCCTTTATACGTGATACTTACAAATTTATTTTTTAAGAAAACTTGCGCGAAATGAGTTCTACGAATCTAGTTTCGTACTCTTCTTTTCCTTGCCAACTATTGTAATCTGGTTTTACCATATTTACAATAAATGCAATAGAACGTTCTTCTGTAGTAATTGTATTTAGTTGTGAGATTACACGGTTGTAATCTTCCATATTATTATTAAAAAGATGTTTAACAAAAGCTAAACGATCATTAAGTCCTACTTTTATCTCTTTCTGAAAAGTATCGTTAACAGACTTTTTTACCTCTTCACTAACCTTTTTCTCTGTTTCTACCGGCATAAAAAGGTCTTTATCATTCTTCATTAGCGCGGGTGTTGCCATGAAATCTGCAAAGACATCTTCGGCTTCAGCACTCATAGGCATTTCAGAAACCATATCTTTTATAGTATCCATACCAGGAATCATAATATCTTCTTGATGTGGATTGCTTTCTGGTACCTGTTTATTTTCATTCATTACCGCATTTGCTAATTCTTCAAACTTAGCAGCAATTGCATTTTTAGAAACATCTATCTCTATATCATTTAGCTCCTCTTCAATAAATTTAAGCACCGCTAATTTTTCATACAACTCTTTTGATGCAGCATACATTCCTGTAATATCATTAATGTCATCAGCAGTAATAATATTTGTAGCAATTTTAACTAATTTTTTTTTCAGCTGTTTTTTCATCTGTCAAAATTTTTTATTCTAATCTATTATAAAAGACCGTGTTTGTTTAGTAATTTTATGGCTTCGTTTTAATAAAACGGTTAACGTATAACTTTCGTCTAAAATTACAAAATGTTTCTTGAAAATACTGTAAACCCTAAAGAACAATTTGGCTGGATCGAAGTTATCTGCGGTTCTATGTTCTCTGGTAAGACAGAGGAACTTATCCGACGACTAAAGAGAGCCCAATTCGCTAAGCAAAAGGTTGAAATTTTTAAACCTCAGGTAGACACACGCTATCATGAAGAAATGGTGGTATCACATGATGCCAACCAAATACGCTCTACTCCGGTGCCCGCTGCCGCAAATATTCGCTTGTTAGCTGATGGATGCGATGTAGTAGGAATTGATGAAGCTCAGTTTTTTGATGATGAAATTGTTGCCGTTTGTAATGATTTGGCAAATAGAGGAATTCGTGTTTTAGTTGCAGGTCTTGATATGGATTTTAAAGGAAACCCTTTTGGTCCCATGCCCGCATTGATGGCTACAGCAGAATATGTTACCAAAGTGCATGCTATTTGTACACGCACTGGAAATTTAGCCAATTATAGCTTTAGAAAATCTACCAATGACAAATTAGTATTATTGGGCGAAACAGAAGCTTATGAACCTTTAAGCAGAGCTGCATATTACAAAGCTATGCTCCGAGAAAAAATTAAAGATATTGATATTGAAGCGGAGCAAGTAAAAAACAATACAAACACCAATGGCTAAGGCTCAAGAAACAGTTCTAGAAATAAACTTAACAGCTTTAGAACATAATTACCGGTACTTAAAAACAAAAATTTCTTCAAAAACTAAATTTCTAGGCGTAGTTAAAGCATTTGCTTACGGGAGCGATGCCGTTTCTATTGCTCAGAAATTAGTGGCATTAGGTGCAGATTATCTTGCAGTTGCCTATACCGAAGAAGGTGTTTCACTTAGGAATGCAGGAATTAAAATTCCCATATTAGTTTTACACCCACAAATTGTAAGTTTTGATACTATTATTGAACGTTGCTTAGAACCTAATCTCTATTCAGAAAGAATATTAACTGCTTTTATAACTGCTGCTGAACGTCACCAACAAAAAATCTATCCGATACATTTAAAGTTTAATACAGGATTAAATAGGTTAGGCTTTAATGCTAAAGATATTCCTTCAATCGTTAAAAAACTCTCAGAAACTACGGCTGTAAAAGTGTTGTCTATTTTTTCACATTTGGCGGCTTCTGAAGATTTAGAGGAGAAAGATTTTACCTTAAATCAAATTAAAAATTTCAATATAATCAGCACTCAAATAGATGCAGCTTTACCTTATATTCCCTTTAAACATTTAGCCAATACCTCCGGAATTATCAATTACCCAGAAGCACATTTTGATATGGTACGCAGCGGAATTGGCTTATACGGTTTTGGAAATGATATCGATGAAGATAAAAATTTTATTCCCGTAGCTACGCTCAAAACAAATATCTCCCAGATTCATTATCTAGAAC
This genomic stretch from Cellulophaga algicola DSM 14237 harbors:
- a CDS encoding DoxX family protein; translation: MKTIKILYWIGTALLTAIMLFSIQMYLLNTEAIEGAFTTLGYPTYLVYPLAFAKILGLIAIFGNFNRSLKEWAYAGFFFDISLAFFAHIAANDGQYLFALLAFIGLIISYFAGKKARP
- the rsmI gene encoding 16S rRNA (cytidine(1402)-2'-O)-methyltransferase produces the protein MGKLYIVPTPIGNLEDITLRAIRVLKEADLILAEDTRTSGKLLHHLEISTHMQSHHMHNEHKTVDNIVKRILAGDTIALISDAGTPAISDPGFLLTRACVEHHIEVDCLPGATAFVPALVNSGLPNDKFVFEGFLPVKKGRQTRLILLAEEPRTIIFYESPHKLLKTLGSFVEYFGADRQVSVSRELTKLYEETIRGTAEEVLKHYTDKPPKGEIVIVVAGKTKEK
- a CDS encoding OsmC family protein, which codes for MSTTNHISTKWLGNMTFESNNPSGNSLKIDIAKEDGGDGNGYRPKALMLSSLAGCSGLDVAALIKKMKLDVEEFHIETIANLTDEHPKFYDKVVVEYHFHGANLKEDKLQRAVDLSVEKYCGVMEMFRQFAEVEINTFFHNK
- a CDS encoding carboxymuconolactone decarboxylase family protein codes for the protein MALVQPLDPNHDKETKELAEFFNETLGFCPNSVLTMQHRPAISKAFINLNKAVMANEGSVTSALKRMIAWVSSNATGCRYCQAHAIRAAERYGAEQEQLDNIWEYRTHAAFSEAERAALDFSLQASQVPNGVDAEIKERLYQYWNEGEIVEMLGVISLFGYLNRWNDSMGTTIENGAVESADQYLGKTGWEKGKHDGSKY
- a CDS encoding four helix bundle protein; translated protein: MENKKYDLEDRLVAFAGDIILFCKDLPNDMTGEYYGNQLLRSAGSSALNFGEAQGASSVKDYIHKASICLKELKESRVNLKILNKAFYGDESIRLNLLEEVEQLIKIIATIIKNKKNQ
- a CDS encoding thymidine kinase — encoded protein: MFLENTVNPKEQFGWIEVICGSMFSGKTEELIRRLKRAQFAKQKVEIFKPQVDTRYHEEMVVSHDANQIRSTPVPAAANIRLLADGCDVVGIDEAQFFDDEIVAVCNDLANRGIRVLVAGLDMDFKGNPFGPMPALMATAEYVTKVHAICTRTGNLANYSFRKSTNDKLVLLGETEAYEPLSRAAYYKAMLREKIKDIDIEAEQVKNNTNTNG
- a CDS encoding HopJ type III effector protein, translating into MKIADFKNRLEHTPKEIEFSETMAVIEEHYNFSPTAFTNGVLKNAAGENSGSCKLFAFAVDQELTKEQALACFGAYYFDDVLNDPAGNGHQNIRNFMVTGFEGLHFDGVAVTDK
- the alr gene encoding alanine racemase; translation: MAKAQETVLEINLTALEHNYRYLKTKISSKTKFLGVVKAFAYGSDAVSIAQKLVALGADYLAVAYTEEGVSLRNAGIKIPILVLHPQIVSFDTIIERCLEPNLYSERILTAFITAAERHQQKIYPIHLKFNTGLNRLGFNAKDIPSIVKKLSETTAVKVLSIFSHLAASEDLEEKDFTLNQIKNFNIISTQIDAALPYIPFKHLANTSGIINYPEAHFDMVRSGIGLYGFGNDIDEDKNFIPVATLKTNISQIHYLEPNESVGYNRAFTSNKKIKTATLPLGHADGIGREYGNGKGVVCVHGYYAPIIGNTCMDMIMVDVTDIDCSEGDEVIVFGNKPTATEFAAGANTISYEVLTGISQRVKRVIVEQQNSINI